In Bubalus kerabau isolate K-KA32 ecotype Philippines breed swamp buffalo chromosome 4, PCC_UOA_SB_1v2, whole genome shotgun sequence, one DNA window encodes the following:
- the LOC129651200 gene encoding primary amine oxidase, liver isozyme, which translates to MFIFIFLSLWTLLVMGREEGGAGSEEGVGKQCHPSLPPRCPSGSPSDQPWTHPDQNQLFADLSPEELTTVMSFLTQQLGPDLVDAAQARPSDNCVFSVELQLPPKAAALAHLDRRSPPPAREALAIVFFGGQPQPNVTELVVGPLPQPSYMRDVTVERHGGPLPYYRRPVLLREYLDIDQMIFDRELPQAAGVLHHCCSYKQGEQKLLTMNSAPRGLQSGDRSTWFGIYYNITKGGPYLHPVGLELLVDHKALDPANWTVQKVFFQGHYYESLAQLEEQFEAGRVNVVVIPDDGTGGFWSLKSQVPPGPTPPLQFHPQGPRFSVQGNQVASSLWTFSFGLGAFSGPRIFDVRFQGERLAYEISLQEAGAVYGGNTPAAMLTRYMDSGFGMGYFATPLIRGVDCPYLATYMDWHFVVESQAPKTLHDAFCVFEQNKGLPLRRHHSDFLSHYFGGVAQAVLVFRSVSTMLNYDYVWDMVFYPNGAIEVKLHATGYISSAFLFGAAQRYGNQVGEHTLGPVHTHSAHYKVDLDVGGLENWVWAEDMAFVPAAIPWSPEHQIQRLQVTRKQLETEEQAAFPLGEASPRYLYLASNQSNKWGHPRGYRIQTVSFAGGPMPQNSPMERAFSWGRYQLAVTQRKETEPSSSSIFNQNDPWTPTVDFSDFINNETIAGKDLVAWATAGFLHIPHAEDIPNTVTVGNGVGFLLRPYNFFDQEPSMDSADSIYFREGQDAGSCEVNPLACLPQAATCAPDLPVFSHGGFPEY; encoded by the exons atgttcatctttatttttctgtccttGTGGACTCttctggtgatgggcagggaggaagGTGGTGCTGGGAGTGAGGAGGGAGTTGGGAAGCAATGTCATCCCAGCCTGCCTCCCCGCTGCCCCTCCGGATCCCCTAGTGACCAGCCCTGGACACACCCTGACCAGAACCAGCTGTTTGCAGACCTGAGCCCAGAAGAGCTGACAACTGTGATGAGCTTCCTGACTCAGCAGCTGGGGCCAGACCTGGTGGATGCAGCCCAGGCCCGACCCTCAGACAACTGTGTCTTCTCGGTAGAGCTGCAGCTGCCCCCCAAGGCTGCAGCCCTGGCCCACCTGGACAGGCGGAGCCCCCCACCTGCCCGGGAGGCACTGGCCATCGTCTTCTTTGGCGGACAACCCCAGCCCAATGTGACTGAGCTGGTGGTGGGGCCTCTGCCCCAGCCCTCCTACATGCGGGATGTGACCGTGGAGCGTCATGGCGGCCCCCTGCCCTATTACCGACGCCCTGTGCTTCTCCGAGAGTACCTGGACATAGACCAGATGATCTTCGACAGAGAGCTGCCCCAGGCTGCTGGTGTCCTCCACCACTGCTGCTCCTACAAACAAGGAGAACAGAAACTTTTGACCATGAATTCAGCTCCCCGTGGATTACAATCAGGTGATAGGTCCACTTGGTTTGGCATCTACTATAACATCACAAAGGGTGGGCCTTACCTGCATCCCGTGGGGTTGGAGCTTCTGGTAGACCATAAGGCTCTGGACCCTGCCAATTGGACCGTCCAGAAGGTGTTCTTTCAAGGTCACTACTATGAGAGTCTGGCCCAGCTAGAGGAGCAGTTTGAGGCTGGCCGGGTGAATGTGGTGGTGATCCCAGACGATGGCACAGGTGGGTTCTGGTCCCTGAAGTCCCAGGTGCCTCCGGGTCCAACTCCCCCTCTGCAGTTCCATCCTCAGGGCCCCCGCTTCAGTGTCCAGGGCAATCAAGTGGCCTCCTCATTGTGGACTTTCTCCTTTGGCCTCGGAGCTTTCAGTGGTCCTAGGATCTTTGACGTTCGATTCCAGGGAGAACGGCTGGCTTATGAGATCAGCCTGCAAGAGGCTGGCGCTGTCTATGGTGGGAATACCCCAGCAGCAATGCTCACGCGCTATATGGATAGTGGCTTTGGCATGGGTTACTTTGCCACACCCCTGATTCGTGGGGTAGACTGCCCTTACCTGGCCACCTACATGGATTGGCACTTCGTTGTGGAGTCCCAAGCCCCCAAGACACTACATGATGCCTTTTGTGTGTTTGAGCAGAACAAGGGCCTGCCCCTGAGGCGACACCACTCAGATTTTCTTTCCCACTATTTTGGGGGCGTTGCGCAGGCAGTGCTGGTCTTCAGGTCTGTGTCCACGATGCTCAACTATGACTATGTGTGGGATATGGTCTTCTACCCCAATGGGGCCATAGAAGTCAAATTGCATGCCACGGGCTACATCAGCTCAGCGTTCCTCTTTGGTGCTGCCCAAAGATACGGAAACCAGGTTGGGGAACACACGCTGGGCCCCGTCCACACCCACAGTGCCCACTACAAGGTGGATCTGGATGTGGGAG gactggaaaactgGGTCTGGGCTGAGGATATGGCTTTTGTCCCTGCGGCGATACCCTGGAGCCCTGAGCACCAGATACAGAGGCTGCAGGTGACCCGGAAGCAGCTGGAGACCGAGGAGCAGGCTGCCTTCCCCCTGGGAGAGGCCTCCCCTCGCTACCTGTACCTGGCCAGCAACCAGAGCAACAAGTGGGGGCACCCTCGCGGCTATCGGATCCAGACCGTCAGCTTTGCTGGGGGGCCGATGCCCCAGAACAGCCCCATGGAGAGAGCCTTCagctgggggag GTACCAGCTGGCCGTGAcccagaggaaggagacagagcccAGCAGCTCTAGCATCTTCAATCAGAATGACCCCTGGACTCCCACCGTGGACTTCTCTGACTTCATCAACAATGAGACCATTGCTGGAAAG GACTTGGTGGCCTGGGCGACAGCCGGTTTCCTGCACATCCCACAtgcagaggatattcccaacacGGTGACGGTGGGGAACGGTGTGGGCTTCCTCTTGCGACCCTACAACTTCTTTGACCAGGAGCCCTCCATGGATTCTGCTGACTCCATCTACTTCCGGGAAGGCCAGGATGCTGGGTCCTGTGAGGTCAACCCCCTGGCTTGCCTGCCCCAGGCTGCTACCTGTGCCCCTGACCTCCCTGTCTTCTCCCACGGGGGCTTCCCTGAGTACTAG